The following is a genomic window from Prunus persica cultivar Lovell chromosome G7, Prunus_persica_NCBIv2, whole genome shotgun sequence.
TGGTCCACAGACTTCATCACAGCCGTTGATCACAATCATCATCCTCCAAACAAGGCCTTACCTCCTAAACGCCAACGCAAAGGATCATCTCtctgtctttctctctctcctaccCTGTCCTAAATTCATTGCACACACTCATCAATCTATCTCTACCCATTCTCCCTCTTCCTCTTGGGTGGACTAGATCGCTAATCAGAGAAGAGAGGGTCATCCATGGCAAGTCGACTCGGGCCAGACTCAGCTCACTCCTGCTTCAGCTTTAACTGACCATCAACGGCGTTTCATCACGACCCAGGTGTTCAattttcgtttttctttttccatttatCGGCTTCTGAAACCCTAATTACAATCTAGAAACTGATATCATGGAACCATTACCTCCAAGTCACCATCTTGATGACCTAAACTCAGCTTTGACTTGCTGATTTCTGTGTTTTGGATGAAGTTTCCGATTTGGGTTTACTccaattagggtttttttccccatattggtttcttcaattttgtggCTGTTTATGGGTTTTTTATGGGAGTTCGTTCATATTTGTAATCAAGAATAGGGTTTTTGATTTGGGGTTTTGGACTTTGCACCAAATGAGGATTTGTTGTTCAATTTGGGTATTTTTTATGGTTCTGTGATGTgggtttcttcaattttgtgatgaagctagggttttttatCTGGGTTTGTTAGATTTGTGATAAAGTAATAAGCGTCTTGGGTCAATTTGTGATGGGCGAGGAGACATCTGACGCAATGAACCTTGACCTGAATCTGGGTCCTGGTCCCGAGCCAGCATCCGCGTCGAATGAGCCTGTAAATTTGGATGCTTGGATTGAAGCACCTATCCACAGAATTGCGGAACCTGTGGGTATTAGGGCCCGACATTGGAGATGGGCGCACCCTGAAGGGCAAAACATTTCCATGGAGTTGAATCAATTGATGGTCAACTCTGGTAATTCAAGTACATTACAAGCAGGTGAGGGTAGTGTTACTGCAGAAGAAAGAACAAGCGACGTGCCCAAAATGTGTGAAAATAACAATGGGGTTTCAGAAAATGAGACTTCAGACAGTAAGGATGATGTTGAAAAGGGTAGCGGCAATGATGGGAGTTTTTTCGATTGTAATATTTGTTTGGACTTGGCTAGGGACCCTGTTGTAACTTGTTGTGgtcatttgttttgttggcCATGCCTTTACCGATGGTTACATGTGCATTCAGATGCAAAGGAGTGTCCAGTTTGTAAGGGAGAGGTAACTATCAAGAATGTGACCCCAATTTATGGTCATGGGAACACTATGCGTGAGCCAGATGACGACTCAAAGATCCCTCTTAGGCCTCAAGCACGGCGGGTTGAAAGTCTGAGACAAACCATTCAGAGGAGTGCACTTAATTTTCCAGTTGAGGAGATGATTCGCCGTCTAGGAAATAGATTTGATTTGACTCGGGATATTGTTCAGCCACTGGAGCCTGAGAATGCCCGGGAAACAGCAGAAAGAACTAGTACTTTGTTAAATAGGATTCTGACATCTCGAGGACTGCGCAGAGAACAAAATCCAGTGGCACTTGCAGATGATGTTGTGGATTTAACACAAGGCAGCATGGCTGGCCTTGAAACAGGAGAAAACCGCCGGCTTCAGTTATTGCAACTTCGAAGATCACAATCTCATAGAGcagcattttcttctttctcgtCTGCATTGAGTTCTGCTGAAAGGTTAGTTGAGGCATATTTCCGCAGCCATCCAACATCGACAGGTAGAAATcaagagcagcagcagcagcagcagcctgCACCAGTTGATGATAGAGATTCTTTCTCAAGTATCGCAGCTGTTATAAATTCCGAGAGTCAACTGGACACAGCTGTGGAAATTGATTCCATGGTTTCCCTCTCAACTTCATCTTcgagaagaagaaatgatgCGTCAAGGGTTTCGGACATGGACAGTGGAGATTCTCGTGCCCCCCGAAGGAGAAGATTGAACTGAAAGCATCTTCTTCACTTCACCAACAGTATCTTATATGTGCTCtttgacttttattttattacccCTTCCCCTCCTAAGTGCCTTTGTATTACTTCTTCCCAGTTTACTCTCTAGGAAGTATTCACCTTTTGCCACAACCTTTGTCGTTTCATTTTGATGAGGTGATTATGGAACTTCCTTATCTATCTGCATGAAttatttggttttaattttcaatataATGATCCTCCCTTAACCTATAAAGGATCTTAGGCTTCCAATTTGCATGGCAAATCAGAGTTGTACTACTAGTAGACTGGTTTCTTAGTTCTCACTGTAAATAAACTCATGAACTTCTTATGCCAGCGTTCATTTGCTGTAATTCTCTAGaatatttaaaatcttttttttctgttaaTCCTTGTGTTCTATTGGATATCAAGGCATCATATAAAACCTCCTTGCTTGCTATATCCCCATCAAGTTGATTCAATCGTGGAAAACTTGTTCTGTAGTTGCTCATAAGATGGTATATAACTTTTGTACCTATGATCGTGTGTAACTAGAAGAACTGGTTAAGCTTTTAATATGTTGAATATGCATAAACTTGTCGAACAAATCCCTCAACATTGAAATGACCTGAAGTCAttaactcaattttttttctattaaaaaaaaaatctaatgtATTTGCATCTGTACCCAGTGTTCTCATTCCATTCTCGGTATCTTGTTTGATTCTGTCAGTTATGTGATTGATCCTGGTTTCTCTGTGAGCATCGCCAGCTCTGATAATTCAGGAAACCACTGGTAAAATCATGGGAAATCTATGACCGGCGGTATTGAATTCAAGCATAAAATAGTcgtgtcttttttttatatgttgaAATATAGGAATGTCATATTCTATGGTTTTTTGCTCTTGTTTTCATGTTGCAACCATCACCAACAAACCGTGACATGAATGGACAAAGATACAAATCTATCGACCGAACCGTTTCATTGCACAAAGTAGAAGGGATCTGAATCCTTAGAGTGAACTGGATTTGtagaatttatttgtaaacTAAACCCTACAAACAATCTACATTTTAATTCTAGTTTTATCTGTTCTCCTTCCTAAATTTCCATATCTTTGAGGTTCCCAACTTTGATAGACGATTGTTTCTAAGcattttggatttggatcTTCACATTTCCTTGTTTAACAACTTTTTTCCCTCTCCTATTTCTGAAATTCTAGCCCTTCAAATTCTCATTAGACGATGATATGATATGATGGCATGATCATTATTCCTCGAAACATAATTTTCATGTGATTCCAGTCTGAGCAAAAGCAtccagaaggaaaaaaaaactttccaTTCTTCGGTGATCACCCTGTTGATGGAAGgacacaaagaaaaaggatcTTTCCTTGGAACCCAAAAActgattttaaaaacaatctTTTCATCAGTAAAGGGTTCACATGAAAATGGAGAGTTGCCTTGTTCTTGAGGCTTTTGCTCGAAGATGGCGAAAGGCAAGACAATTTGTGCCATCTAATTCTCTTTCAAAATATTCATCCCTATCATCTTTTAATGAGGGCTATAGTTTGTAAAAGCAGAGAAAAGAATGGGAGAGAGGATCAACTCTGCATACTTTTTGTATCATAAATCAACATTCAAGTGAATTTTACTTTTAACTGCACCCGCCAATCCACTTGAATTTACATTCAAGTGGTTTTTTTGCAGAGCAATGTATGCAGGTGTATTGTACGGTAAAGCAGTAAATCATAAGTAAATTGTGGGGTAAAGGTTTTTCTTACCATTTTCATTGCTGTCAGAGCTGAAGGGGTTCATTATAAACCAGGGTGTCTTCCACCAAAAGTTGAGACACCAGATGAGCCAATTTTGAATGGATGCAAAGCACATTGTCAATGTCTTGAGAATCTGTGTCCAAGATAACCCTGAATTAGTAAGAACTGAGTGCCAAAACTATGTGCAAGTTTCATTATGATCCTAGTTTCTGCACTTATCTCCATccacattgtttttttttttaatttaaagtaacATGGCCTGTAAATACTTTATCATTGTCATTCTGATTAATTGATCTTCTCTAAGGCTCTCGACTTACTGTTTGGAATATTGACAGACTTCATCAGAAAAATCTCATACATGCTGTCCTTGGACTTGGAGAGAGGATACCCTCCCGACGCTAAATAAACACACCCCAAAATTACAAGACATGCCTTTGGAATAAACAAGCCCAGACCCAGACCCAGACCCAAAGAAGCACAAATCCAAACCGAAAGCGAGTCCAAAAGCCCatgcccaaaaacaaaacaaaatatctcataagaattataaaatcaaccaaaaaatttatttaaaaaatcctGTATTCTATTTTcacccaaaaagaaacatataaaaCTTTCACACATCATCCCAAATCACCAtcatcacccaaaaaaaaccagcTTCCTAAAATTGACGAAAAATGACACAAGTCAAAGACTGTTGCAATTGCGCTAGAACTTGTATGTTAAATATCATCGACTACTGAAATCAAATTCTCTAATCCTTATTCTAATTCTCGAAATTCCAGTGTGTTtattaacaaaaaatgaataaaaaattatatgggttTTACATAAAAATTTGTAATCTAATACTTGACAAACCAAGAATTAGATTGATCATAAGTTCGTAGTTGATCTCATACTCATGCATTTTCTCCTCAATTCCTTACTTTCCCGATTCATGATTTCCCCTCATTCTAAATAAGTAAACATACCATAAATACATCTATATTCCCACATATCATAAATacaactcaaactcaaaacaTAACTCATCGAACATAACTTGGAATCTCACTTAATCGAAAGCAAACATCATTAATTTGGAAGAAAACTTACCATAGATCTCACTCTAAAATAACTCTCAAcaccacaaaaaataaatattcgcGATCTACAATCCCAAGTTCCGTATCACCATTGGTACTCACAAGTTTAGGCAAAAGTGAGcttcaaatttgaaagttAGTTCACCTAAAATCGAAAAATAATAGAACTAAGGAGCCCAAATGGAAGTAAACAGAAAACTAGAAACTAAAGGGCAAGTATGGAAATACAACACGTGTTAGGAGTCAAAACATGGTAAATGCGATCAACTAAAGGACCTACAATTAGAGAAACCTAAACCAAAGCCCttagaaattttaatttgtttgcatCATAACCTTTAAGTAGAATAACATAATGTCAAGGATTGCATTTTGATAAGGTAAGTAAAACCTGGGTGCGGCGTGTGAGCAATTCCTAACTGTAGATGCATGTGAACTTCATTGTGAGACTCACATGAATTCACATTTAGGACTTGCTTATAACTTATATGAGCTCCTCTTACTTATGAattgatttttaattatagctaccaatcattccattGTTTTTAAAGTAGCTCTCATGAAGCAAGGGATTTGtaactcaagtggttaaaagCATTTACCTGTACACCCGAGTCATATATTCGAATCTTCCCCTCCTCCAATATagtttgtataaaataaattttttttttttagtaaaaaaaaaaaagtagctcTCATGAATGGTGATCTAATTTCAAGTTAGTAAACATGTCATCAGAAATGCTATGATGAGGGGGTTGTGGGTGAGGGCATTGGCAGACCTATTAAGGTACAAGGAAGTGCAGCTGCACCTCACCCCACCAGAAAATCCATAAGAGGTGTTGCATATTGCACCTTTGCTCAGCCTTGAGGTTGCAGTGTAGGTGTTCAACGAAATGCCTAAGAGAACTTTGTATTTCTACGCGATGTGTTGCGCTGCGCATAGCACgcttccttcttttttattttttattttaaatatcgTGTCCAAAACAACGCCGTTTTGGACCATACTTTTAAAACACGCGccgccttttctttttctttttttaaatcctAGCCAAAACAACGTCATTTTGGACCAggctttattattttaaaaaaacaaacaaacaaacaaacaaataaaacaaaaggaaacctGCTgctattttgtggacttttaaTAGTGCCTCCATAATTCCTTATTTAAATGGGATTGAGAGTTCTCTTTATTTAATTGGGCTTTAATAGGGCTTGCACACTTCCTTATTTAAGCGGGATTGAGAATATTCTTTATAAAGGACCAATTTAACATCACCCAATTTTATCAAAGTGTATGTGCATCACAAGAATCCTgcgggtttttttttccttcttgagtACGCCAATCTAAAGTAAGTCGGATGAACATTTTGGTCCCAAGTTTAGGTTTTCCCAATTTTGGCCCCTAAATTTTCTTAGATTGGAAGGGAAATTAGGCTAAAATTTGggatattttgggtttgaCCTCATAAGTTAGAGATGACCTAAAGGACTATAGAATAGAATGACTCAACATTCTTAAACCAAGCCTAATCAGTTGTTGAGAACCTCGGCCCAGATTTGCCTTCAAACAAGGTTGTGCTTGGGCTTTGCGTAGTCAACCTAACCTATCCAAGTTAGAGAGTTGGTCCATAGCCAATTTGAAAATGATTTTGAATACTAGAACTAGAAGTTTAGAAGCACATGCTCTCTAATCAACAAGCTAACAGCTATGCCTTGGTACTGCATCTATACCCGTGATTCAAGTTAATTAAGTACTGCCTGCAGTTACCTGAGCTCTTCATCTATATATTGTTACTAATTCTTATGTCTTTGGCATCCCCATTCTTAACTTTTCATGTCATGATTGGCCATGTTTTTATCATATATGCATAAACTGGGGGGGCACACAGACTAGTAGTGGGGGTGAATTCTAAGGCTGTCCGCAAATTCTGCGGACCAAAACAAACTCCAATCAATCTGTTGACTGACTGCCCATATTTCAAATATTACTATTCTAATAATCTTGTTCTATTGcgcagttttcatttttaagtaACAAATTAGGAGCGCAAATAGCATCTGCCTTTTGATTTTCGCTTCCGGTACTAAATTAGTGCTTGACGAAACGAAGCACGaattatgaaaatatttattgaCCTAAACTAAAAACATATGTTAGATGATACTGCCGGTAAATGGTATTGCAGCTtgctgaagatgatgatggtgttgatgataatattttattattatttagggTTTATAGCCTTACATGCTGTTTGGGATATGATGGTGTGATGGTGGACATTAAGCCTGGAAAATGTAGGAAAAGGGAATGGGAGCAAAATGATTGGAGAAGGCTAAGGCCATGATTGAGCACACGGGAGAGTGTGTTTTAAGCCATTCCCTTGTGGCCTTGTCCTAAGGTCAATAAATCCTCGTCCTTACCCAAAACATatttattattgaataataaaaaggtATCATTCAgttcaaaaaagaatatataaaaaagacatCATTATTAACtcttgaaaaataagaaatagagagagaagtcAAGTTATGATTATTTTCATTGTGTTGAGATAGTACTTATATGTAAAGTTGTGAGAACAAAATATCAATCCAATGTTAAGTTCTACAAGAATCAATTAGCTTTCATAAAGTAAAAATCCATATTTCTATTTGTTTATTcacctctttcttcttttttgttttttaaattgggGTGAAGTACATTATTCCACTTTGTTTCATATGGAAACCAACGGCAATCGGAAATATTGGTTAGGGAAAATTTACATATTAAATTCGACGGAACAAGTAAATTTCattcataaatataaaaagatacacctagtcaGCAAGGACGTAATCTTTCAATACTTctctatacataaataaaagtttaacaaaaacaaaaaccacaagtcaatgcaatgcaatacaaaataaatgtaaGAGATATAGGCTGGGTAGCTAGAGATATaaggtttcttttatttcttttttaattttgggatGGGCTAAATGTTTGTGTACCTTTTTTCAGAAAATCTTGGGCCGGCCAGTAGCCCAGCCGTCATCCATGTAGAACCACCCATGTTT
Proteins encoded in this region:
- the LOC18769076 gene encoding RING finger protein 219, which translates into the protein MGEETSDAMNLDLNLGPGPEPASASNEPVNLDAWIEAPIHRIAEPVGIRARHWRWAHPEGQNISMELNQLMVNSGNSSTLQAGEGSVTAEERTSDVPKMCENNNGVSENETSDSKDDVEKGSGNDGSFFDCNICLDLARDPVVTCCGHLFCWPCLYRWLHVHSDAKECPVCKGEVTIKNVTPIYGHGNTMREPDDDSKIPLRPQARRVESLRQTIQRSALNFPVEEMIRRLGNRFDLTRDIVQPLEPENARETAERTSTLLNRILTSRGLRREQNPVALADDVVDLTQGSMAGLETGENRRLQLLQLRRSQSHRAAFSSFSSALSSAERLVEAYFRSHPTSTGRNQEQQQQQQPAPVDDRDSFSSIAAVINSESQLDTAVEIDSMVSLSTSSSRRRNDASRVSDMDSGDSRAPRRRRLN